From Syngnathus scovelli strain Florida chromosome 14, RoL_Ssco_1.2, whole genome shotgun sequence, one genomic window encodes:
- the crlf1a gene encoding cytokine receptor-like factor 1a isoform X2: MDTSSRILLLFLLLLSAAVLSLSTHAAWVSPQDPVLRVGSNLTASCWVQPDSGVHASSLYWALNGQRLPASTYQMLSASNLSVTLIGLNASRQRTGDNLVCHNHKGHILAGSCIFVGMPPEKPLNLTCLSRNTKDLTCSWVPGGKGETSIKTQYLLKYKLRWYGKEKECEDYSHAQPYSCSITRDLHLFTPYEIWVEASNRLGHAASDVIMLDILDVVTTDPPSGVTVSRVGQLEDQLSVRWEAPPALKDFLFQAKYQIRYRLEDSQDWKVMDDVGNQTSCRLAGLRPGTVYFVQVRCNPVGIYGSRKAGIWSEWSHPTAASTPHSERAASGSCDPKSSGDSNSTLRRELKQFFGWARKHAYGCSSMSMKHYDQWRVIMQKSHKARNQVGSSRG, encoded by the exons ATGCAGCATGGGTCTCCCCCCAGGACCCCGTCCTCCGCGTGGGTTCCAACCTGACAGCTAGTTGCTGGGTGCAACCGGACTCCGGCGTCCACGCCAGTTCGCTGTACTGGGCGCTGAACGGCCAGCGGCTGCCCGCCTCCACGTACCAAATGCTGAGCGCCAGCAACCTCAGCGTGACGCTTATCGGGCTCAACGCCTCACGACAGCGGACCGGCGACAATCTGGTGTGCCACAACCACAAGGGACACATCCTGGCCGGCTCCTGCATCTTCGTCGGAA TGCCTCCGGAGAAGCCTCTCAATTTGACGTGCTTGTCTCGGAACACCAAAGACCTGACGTGCAGCTGGGTGCCAGGAGGGAAAGGGGAGACCAGCATTAAGACGCAGTACTTGCTCAAGTACAAGCTCAG GTGGTACGGAAAGGAGAAGGAGTGCGAGGACTACTCGCACGCTCAGCCGTACTCGTGCAGCATCACCCGCGACCTTCACCTCTTCACCCCGTACGAGATCTGGGTGGAGGCGTCCAACCGGCTGGGCCACGCCGCTTCCGACGTCATCATGTTGGACATCCTCGACGTGG TGACAACGGATCCTCCGTCGGGGGTGACAGTGAGCCGCGTGGGGCAATTGGAGGACCAGCTGAGCGTTCGCTGGGAGGCCCCGCCGGCACTCAAGGACTTCCTGTTCCAGGCCAAGTACCAGATCCGTTACAGACTGGAGGATAGCCAAGACTGGAAG GTGATGGATGACGTCGGCAACCAGACGTCTTGCAGGCTGGCCGGTCTCAGACCTGGAACCGTCTATTTTGTGCAG GTCCGATGTAACCCGGTGGGCATCTACGGTTCCCGCAAAGCTGGAATCTGGAGTGAATGGAGTCATCCCACCGCTGCATCCACACCGCATAGTG AGCGGGCAGCGTCAGGCTCGTGCGACCCCAAGTCGAGCGGCGACTCCAACTCGACACTTCGCCGCGAGTTGAAACAGTTCTTCGGCTGGGCGCGCAAGCACGCTTACGGCTGCAGCAGCATGTCCATGAAGCACTACGACCAATGGCGGGTGATCATGCAGAAGTCGCACAAAGCACGCAAC
- the crlf1a gene encoding cytokine receptor-like factor 1a isoform X1: MDTSSRILLLFLLLLSAAVLSLSTHAAWVSPQDPVLRVGSNLTASCWVQPDSGVHASSLYWALNGQRLPASTYQMLSASNLSVTLIGLNASRQRTGDNLVCHNHKGHILAGSCIFVGMPPEKPLNLTCLSRNTKDLTCSWVPGGKGETSIKTQYLLKYKLRWYGKEKECEDYSHAQPYSCSITRDLHLFTPYEIWVEASNRLGHAASDVIMLDILDVVTTDPPSGVTVSRVGQLEDQLSVRWEAPPALKDFLFQAKYQIRYRLEDSQDWKVMDDVGNQTSCRLAGLRPGTVYFVQVRCNPVGIYGSRKAGIWSEWSHPTAASTPHSERAASGSCDPKSSGDSNSTLRRELKQFFGWARKHAYGCSSMSMKHYDQWRVIMQKSHKARNQVLQGDKS, from the exons ATGCAGCATGGGTCTCCCCCCAGGACCCCGTCCTCCGCGTGGGTTCCAACCTGACAGCTAGTTGCTGGGTGCAACCGGACTCCGGCGTCCACGCCAGTTCGCTGTACTGGGCGCTGAACGGCCAGCGGCTGCCCGCCTCCACGTACCAAATGCTGAGCGCCAGCAACCTCAGCGTGACGCTTATCGGGCTCAACGCCTCACGACAGCGGACCGGCGACAATCTGGTGTGCCACAACCACAAGGGACACATCCTGGCCGGCTCCTGCATCTTCGTCGGAA TGCCTCCGGAGAAGCCTCTCAATTTGACGTGCTTGTCTCGGAACACCAAAGACCTGACGTGCAGCTGGGTGCCAGGAGGGAAAGGGGAGACCAGCATTAAGACGCAGTACTTGCTCAAGTACAAGCTCAG GTGGTACGGAAAGGAGAAGGAGTGCGAGGACTACTCGCACGCTCAGCCGTACTCGTGCAGCATCACCCGCGACCTTCACCTCTTCACCCCGTACGAGATCTGGGTGGAGGCGTCCAACCGGCTGGGCCACGCCGCTTCCGACGTCATCATGTTGGACATCCTCGACGTGG TGACAACGGATCCTCCGTCGGGGGTGACAGTGAGCCGCGTGGGGCAATTGGAGGACCAGCTGAGCGTTCGCTGGGAGGCCCCGCCGGCACTCAAGGACTTCCTGTTCCAGGCCAAGTACCAGATCCGTTACAGACTGGAGGATAGCCAAGACTGGAAG GTGATGGATGACGTCGGCAACCAGACGTCTTGCAGGCTGGCCGGTCTCAGACCTGGAACCGTCTATTTTGTGCAG GTCCGATGTAACCCGGTGGGCATCTACGGTTCCCGCAAAGCTGGAATCTGGAGTGAATGGAGTCATCCCACCGCTGCATCCACACCGCATAGTG AGCGGGCAGCGTCAGGCTCGTGCGACCCCAAGTCGAGCGGCGACTCCAACTCGACACTTCGCCGCGAGTTGAAACAGTTCTTCGGCTGGGCGCGCAAGCACGCTTACGGCTGCAGCAGCATGTCCATGAAGCACTACGACCAATGGCGGGTGATCATGCAGAAGTCGCACAAAGCACGCAAC